Proteins from one Coffea arabica cultivar ET-39 chromosome 8c, Coffea Arabica ET-39 HiFi, whole genome shotgun sequence genomic window:
- the LOC113706662 gene encoding endoribonuclease Dicer homolog 3a isoform X5 — MTPQILLDALRKAFMSLDVVCLMILDECHHATGNHPYTKIMKDFYHDKFRNKPKIFGMTASPVIRKGVTSTIVSGWQISELESLLDSQIYATENRAELEESVPSAKDVRRFYDPPSSNLELEALKAEIERLREKFDAALLDLQCSLPCQYKDINDKTVMLQERLSCDYATILWCLDNLGLICAYEAIKICIETASNVKEECEAFSSEKALLQYNYFLEEVLSTILKSLPQDHEKLLGVGYNSSATICRGYVSSKVCELLEIFRSFGKDTKVSCLIFVERTITAKVLEQLIKRTACLSHFGVSYMTGNNSLVDALAPKAQKETLESFRVGEVNLLFSTDVIEEGIHVPDCMFVVRFDLPKTVHSYVQSRGRACQLGSQFIVMLERGNIRQMDDLFNLIRSEFSMNNTAVSRDPDACVKKSCLLKEKDTYLMKEKNIYVVEATGASVAADSSVSLLQRYCDKLPGDKYFTPKPMYQYLLVGQSYQCQLTLPPTAAFQTMTGPLCRNTLLSKQLVCLEACKKLHQMGALSDHLLPTSEKPSQSSSHPNCKALASGAGTTKRKELHGTTRIRALSGTWGDKLDGFGFYVYKIDFSCKTEQLYSSFVLLLESKLDDDVGNIEVDLYLISKFVKSTVSACGQIHLDTEQVAKAKCFQELFFNGLFGKLFIKLSGERKLLFQTQETLWDPSNMYLLLPVELLINCSEPWRINWGGIESCVSVVEFFKKHAWISAERSESNRKNMLVHRPDPDGSDAESTIIIHLANTSISLNNLKDIVVVAIHTGRIYSIMAAVDNTSAESPFDANSDAEPSSYSSYADYFNKKYGIVLVHPQQPLLLLKQSHSSHNLLVDFRNEGTSRGKKFDGDSRMAVEKPRCYAHMPPELLDSIDVSHDVLRSFYLLPSILYRLESLMLASQLREEIALNSQNIHIASSLILEALTTVKCNESFSMERLELLGDSVLKYVMSCYLFLKHPKKHEGQLSAQRSRAVCNSTLHKLGTDCKLQNYIRDSPFEPRRWTAPGQHSIWPNHCEHGVDTIEVPLDGKFITEDTKVVVGKCCDRGHRWIGSKTISDCVEALIGAYYVDGGLGAAIELMKWLRIDAELEPALVDEAIKVASLHSYDPKAKDIGILEMKLGYEFRVKGLLLEAITHATEQEQDASFCYQRLEFLGDSVLDILITRHLYQTHSDIDPGELTDLRSASVNNDSFALAAVRQKLHLHLQHCSGFLEDQISAYAKTVSDSCNSTKSLQVTKAPKVLGDLVESIAGAILIDTKLNLDEVWRIFKLLLSPIVTPDKLELPPLRELIEWCDSVGYFLKQICTTKGDLVKAELILQLEDNQLVKEGCGPNRKIAKGQAALLLLKDLEERGILSKRPKEEKEYVSCTSLPSSDGICCLKNEGTDLKFNEKQKIIQVNPGPESGDPQGFDSDRLNIPAARLMFIFLAVLPPIDMKKGGPRSSLFALCKRLQWPMPTFHTTERKSRSQMVIGEGSEQRTGFNSFESDITLIIPNSATIVVKGDQRADKKSSFDSAALTMLYELQQQKRIVIRAQ; from the exons ATGACGCCCCAGATTTTATTGGACGCTCTGAGGAAAGCTTTCATGAGTCTGGATGTTGTATGCTTAATGATTCTAGATGAGTGTCATCATGCCACTGGTAACCATCCTTACACAAAAATAATGAAG GACTTCTACCATGATAAATTTAGAAACAAGCCAAAGATCTTTGGTATGACTGCATCACCAGTAATTAGGAAAG GTGTAACATCCACCATAGTCTCTGGGTGGCAAATATCAGAACTTGAAAGTCTTTTggattctcag ATTTATGCAACAGAGAACAGGGCAGAGTTGGAGGAATCTGTCCCTTCTGCCAAAGATGTTCGTAGATTTTATGACCCTCCATCATCAAATTTGGAATTGGAAGCATTGAAGGCAGAAATTGAGCGTCTACGGGAGAAG TTTGATGCTGCTTTGCTTGATTTGCAATGCTCCCTCCCATGCCAGTACAAAGATATTAATGATAAAACTGTGATGTTGCAAGAGAGGTTGTCGTGTGATTATGCAACTATTTTGTGGTGCCTTGACAATCTTGGCCTTATATGTGCATATGAG GCTATTAAAATCTGTATAGAGACTGCCTCTAATGTTAAGGAAGAGTGTGAAGCTTTCTCATCTGAGAAAGCTTTACTGCAGTATAACTATTTTCTTGAGGAAGTACTATCAACAATTCTGAAATCATTGCCTCAAG ATCACGAGAAGCTTCTAGGTGTTGGATATAATTCTTCAGCTACTATATGTAGAGGCTATGTCTCTTCAAAAGTATGTGAGCTTTTGGAGATATTCAGATCATTTGG GAAAGATACTAAAGTGTCGtgtctcatttttgttgaaagAACTATAACAGCAAAAGTACTTGAGCAACTCATTAAGAGAACTGCATGCTTGTCTCATTTTGGGGTTTCATACATGACTGGAAATAACTCATTAGTTGATGCATTGGCACCAAAAGCTCAGAAAGAAACCCTTGAATCATTCAGAGTTGGGGAG GTCAATCTGTTATTCTCAACTGATGTCATTGAGGAGGGAATCCATGTACCTGACTGTATGTTTGTTGTACGCTTTGATCTACCAAAAACAGTTCACAGTTATGTCCAGTCACGTGGACGAGCTTGTCAATTGGGCTCTCAATTTATTGTCATGCTTGAGAG GGGAAACATCAGACAAATGGATGACTTGTTTAACCTCATTAGGAGTGAATTCTCAATGAATAATACAGCGGTAAGCAGAGATCCTGATGCTTGTGTTAAAAAATCTTGTCTTCTGAAGGAAAAAGATACATATCTtatgaaggaaaaaaatatatatgtggtGGAGGCAACTGGAGCATCAGTTGCTGCAGATTCAAGTGTTAGCCTCTTACAGAGATATTGCGACAAACTCCCAGGAGACAA GTACTTCACTCCAAAGCCAATGTATCAGTACTTACTGGTTGGACAGTCATATCAATGTCAATTGACTTTACCTCCAACTGCAGCATTTCAAACTATGACTGGCCCTCTTTGTAGGAATACTCTTTTGTCCAAACAGCTTGTGTGCTTGGAAGCATGTAAAAAGCTGCATCAGATGGGGGCTCTCAGTGATCATCTTCTTCCTACCAGTGAAAAGCCTTCCCAAAGTAGTTCCCACCCAAATTGTAAAGCATTAGCATCAGGTGCAG GAACAACAAAGAGGAAAGAATTGCATGGAACCACCCGCATTCGTGCGCTGTCTGGGACTTGGGGAGACAAGCTTGATGGATTTGGTTTTTATGTGTATAAGATAGACTTTTCTTGTAAAACTGAGCAACTTTATTCCAGCTTTGTTCTTTTGCTCGAGTCAAAGCTAGATGATGATGTAGGAAATATTGAAGTGGACCTGTATCTAATCTCAAAGTTTGTCAAATCTACTGTTTCTGCATGTGGCCAAATTCATCTTGATACAGAACAG GTGGCAAAAGCAAAATGCTTCcaagaattatttttcaatggGTTATTTGGTAAATTGTTTATCAAATTGTCTGGAGAAAGGAAGTTACTCTTTCAGACACAGGAAACATTGTGGGACCCATCAAACATGTATTTGCTTTTACCCGTAGAGTTGTTAATCAATTGCTCTGAGCCCTGGAGAATAAATTGGGGAGGAATTGAATCTTGTGTTTCAGTGGTGGAATTTTTCAAGAAGCATGCTTGGATAAGTGCTGAACGGTCTGAAAGCAACAGGAAAAACATGTTAGTTCATAGACCTGATCCTGATGGAAGTGATGCAGAAAGCACAATTATCATCCATCTGGCAAATACATCAATTTCCTTAAATAATCTGAAGGATATTGTAGTTGTGGCCATCCATACCGGCAGAATTTATTCTATTATGGCAGCCGTTGATAATACATCAGCAGAAAGCCCTTTTGATGCCAATTCTGATGCTGAACCATCAAGTTATTCATCGTATGCTGATTATTTCAATAAAAA GTATGGAATTGTTTTAGTGCATCCTCAGCAGCCTTTGTTGCTGCTAAAGCAAAGTCATAGTTCACACAACCTTCTGGTGGATTTTAGAAATGAAG GCACTTCACGTGGAAAGAAATTTGATGGTGACAGTAGGATGGCTGTTGAAAAGCCACGATGCTATGCTCACATGCCACCAGAACTTCTAGACAGCATTGATGTCTCACATGATGTCTTAAGATCATTTTATTTGCTACCTTCCATACTGTACCGACTGGAGTCTCTGATGTTGGCAAGCCAGCTCCGAGAAGAGATTGCCCTGAATTCTCAAAACATACATATAGCAAGCTCGTTG ATTCTGGAGGCTCTTACAACTGTAAAATGTAATGAAAGCTTTTCCATGGAACGCTTGGAGTTGCTCGGAGATTCAGTGCTAAAATATGTTATGAGTTGCTACCTCTTTCTAAAACATCCCAAAAAACATGAAGGACAATTATCTGCTCAGCGTTCAAGGGCTGTGTGTAACTCCACCCTGCATAAATTGGGAACTGATTGCAAGTTGCAG AATTATATACGGGACAGTCCATTTGAACCACGTCGCTGGACTGCTCCGGGGCAGCATTCTATATGGCCTAATCATTGTGAACATGGGGTGGATACAATAGAAGTGCCTTTAGACGGAAAGTTCATTACTGAAGACACTAAAGTAGTAGTTGGGAAGTGCTGTGATAGAGGTCACAGATGGATTGGATCAAAAACAATATCTGATTGTGTTGAAGCCCTAATAGGGGCATACTATGTTGATGGGGGATTGGGTGCTGCAATTGAGTTGATGAAATGGCTTCGGATTGATGCTGAACTTGAGCCTGCATTAGTAGATGAGGCCATTAAGGTTGCATCTCTTCATTCATATGACCCAAAAGCCAAAGACATTGGAATCCTGGAGATGAAGCTTGGTTATGAATTCAGAGTCAAGGGGCTGTTGCTAGAGGCCATTACGCATGCAACTGAACAAGAGCAAGATGCTAGTTTCTGTTACCAG AGGCTGGAATTTCTTGGCGATTCAGTGCTGGACATACTTATAACTCGGCACCTTTATCAAACTCACTCAGACATTGACCCTGGGGAATTGACAGATCTGCGTTCCGCCTCTGTGAATAATGATAGTTTTGCTCTTGCTGCTGTTAGACAGAAACTTCATCTGCATCTTCAACATTGCTCTGGATTCCTTGAAGATCAGATTTCGGCATATGCTAAGACTGTGTCTGATTCTTGCAACAGTACAAAGTCACTCCAAGTTACAAAAGCTCCTAAG GTACTGGGGGACTTGGTGGAAAGTATTGCTGGGGCAATACTGATTGACACCAAACTCAATCTGGATGAAGTCTGGAGGATATTTAAGCTGCTGCTTTCTCCTATTGTGACCCCTGATAAGCTTGAGCTCCCTCCACTTCGTGAACTAATTGAGTGGTGTGATTCTGTTGGTTACTTTCTAAAACAAATTTGTACAACAAAGGGTGATTTGGTGAAGGCAGAGCTTATCTTACAGCTAGAAGATAATCAGTTAGTTAAAGAGGGTTGTGGACCAAATAGAAAAATTGCTAAGGGTCAAGCAGCTCTTCTTCTGTTGAAGGACTTAGAG GAAAGAGGAATTCTGTCTAAAAGgcccaaagaagagaaagaatatGTTTCTTGTACATCTTTACCAAGCTCAGATGGTATCTGCTGTTTAAAAAATGAAGGTACTGATctaaaatttaatgaaaagcaGAAGATTATTCAGGTGAATCCAGGGCCAGAGAGTGGTGATCCACAGGGTTTTGATTCTGATAGGCTCAATATACCAG CTGCACGCCTGATGTTTATCTTCTTGGCAGTACTTCCACCAATTGACATGAAAAAAGGAGGGCCACGGTCCTCTCTTTTTGCTCTCTGCAAGAGACTGCAGTGGCCAATGCCTACTTTCCATACCACAGAGCGCAAGTCAAG ATCTCAAATGGTAATTGGTGAAGGCTCTGAGCAGAGAACAGGGTTTAATAGTTTCGAATCTGATATCACCTTGATCATACCAAACTCTGCTACTATAGTAGTCAAAGGAGATCAAAGAGCTGATAAGAAGAGCTCATTTGACTCAGCTGCCTTGACCATGCTTTATGAGTTACAACAACAGAAAAGGATTGTCATTCGTGCACAGTGA
- the LOC113706662 gene encoding endoribonuclease Dicer homolog 3 isoform X2: protein MGSSQNVKNPLKRSFESMNSMAGITSEAMDVDKNQSLMPTSYQVEIFEVAKRRNTIAVLNSGAGKTMIAVMMIKELGQSLRLNGEKKLIIFLAPSVRLVHQQYEVIKCHTELEVEELFGAKGIDDWHKETWEKAINAHDVLVMTPQILLDALRKAFMSLDVVCLMILDECHHATGNHPYTKIMKDFYHDKFRNKPKIFGMTASPVIRKGVTSTIVSGWQISELESLLDSQIYATENRAELEESVPSAKDVRRFYDPPSSNLELEALKAEIERLREKFDAALLDLQCSLPCQYKDINDKTVMLQERLSCDYATILWCLDNLGLICAYEAIKICIETASNVKEECEAFSSEKALLQYNYFLEEVLSTILKSLPQDHEKLLGVGYNSSATICRGYVSSKVCELLEIFRSFGKDTKVSCLIFVERTITAKVLEQLIKRTACLSHFGVSYMTGNNSLVDALAPKAQKETLESFRVGEVNLLFSTDVIEEGIHVPDCMFVVRFDLPKTVHSYVQSRGRACQLGSQFIVMLERGNIRQMDDLFNLIRSEFSMNNTAVSRDPDACVKKSCLLKEKDTYLMKEKNIYVVEATGASVAADSSVSLLQRYCDKLPGDKYFTPKPMYQYLLVGQSYQCQLTLPPTAAFQTMTGPLCRNTLLSKQLVCLEACKKLHQMGALSDHLLPTSEKPSQSSSHPNCKALASGAGTTKRKELHGTTRIRALSGTWGDKLDGFGFYVYKIDFSCKTEQLYSSFVLLLESKLDDDVGNIEVDLYLISKFVKSTVSACGQIHLDTEQVAKAKCFQELFFNGLFGKLFIKLSGERKLLFQTQETLWDPSNMYLLLPVELLINCSEPWRINWGGIESCVSVVEFFKKHAWISAERSESNRKNMLVHRPDPDGSDAESTIIIHLANTSISLNNLKDIVVVAIHTGRIYSIMAAVDNTSAESPFDANSDAEPSSYSSYADYFNKKYGIVLVHPQQPLLLLKQSHSSHNLLVDFRNEGTSRGKKFDGDSRMAVEKPRCYAHMPPELLDSIDVSHDVLRSFYLLPSILYRLESLMLASQLREEIALNSQNIHIASSLILEALTTVKCNESFSMERLELLGDSVLKYVMSCYLFLKHPKKHEGQLSAQRSRAVCNSTLHKLGTDCKLQNYIRDSPFEPRRWTAPGQHSIWPNHCEHGVDTIEVPLDGKFITEDTKVVVGKCCDRGHRWIGSKTISDCVEALIGAYYVDGGLGAAIELMKWLRIDAELEPALVDEAIKVASLHSYDPKAKDIGILEMKLGYEFRVKGLLLEAITHATEQEQDASFCYQRLEFLGDSVLDILITRHLYQTHSDIDPGELTDLRSASVNNDSFALAAVRQKLHLHLQHCSGFLEDQISAYAKTVSDSCNSTKSLQVTKAPKVLGDLVESIAGAILIDTKLNLDEVWRIFKLLLSPIVTPDKLELPPLRELIEWCDSVGYFLKQICTTKGDLVKAELILQLEDNQLVKEGCGPNRKIAKGQAALLLLKDLEERGILSKRPKEEKEYVSCTSLPSSDGICCLKNEGTDLKFNEKQKIIQVNPGPESGDPQGFDSDRLNIPVLPPIDMKKGGPRSSLFALCKRLQWPMPTFHTTERKSRSQMVIGEGSEQRTGFNSFESDITLIIPNSATIVVKGDQRADKKSSFDSAALTMLYELQQQKRIVIRAQ from the exons ATGGGTTCCTCACAAAATGTCAAGAACCCTTTAAAAAGAAGCTTTGAAAGCATGAATTCCATGGCTGGAATAACCAGTGAAGCCATGGATGTTGATAAAAATCAAAGCTTGATGCCAACGAG CTACCAAGTTGAGATTTTTGAAGTTGCAAAGAGGAGAAACACAATTGCAGTGTTGAACAGTGGTGCTGGGAAGACCATGATTGCCGTTATGATGATCAAAGAATTAGGCCAATCTCTTAGGCTTAATGGTGAaaagaaattaataattttCTTGGCTCCTAGTGTCCGCCTTGTTCACCAG CAATATGAGGTAATAAAATGTCACACAGAGCTTGAAGTTGAGGAGTTGTTTGGGGCCAAAGGGATTGATGATTGGCATAAGGAGACGTGGGAGAAAGCAATCAATGCACATGAT GTTTTGGTTATGACGCCCCAGATTTTATTGGACGCTCTGAGGAAAGCTTTCATGAGTCTGGATGTTGTATGCTTAATGATTCTAGATGAGTGTCATCATGCCACTGGTAACCATCCTTACACAAAAATAATGAAG GACTTCTACCATGATAAATTTAGAAACAAGCCAAAGATCTTTGGTATGACTGCATCACCAGTAATTAGGAAAG GTGTAACATCCACCATAGTCTCTGGGTGGCAAATATCAGAACTTGAAAGTCTTTTggattctcag ATTTATGCAACAGAGAACAGGGCAGAGTTGGAGGAATCTGTCCCTTCTGCCAAAGATGTTCGTAGATTTTATGACCCTCCATCATCAAATTTGGAATTGGAAGCATTGAAGGCAGAAATTGAGCGTCTACGGGAGAAG TTTGATGCTGCTTTGCTTGATTTGCAATGCTCCCTCCCATGCCAGTACAAAGATATTAATGATAAAACTGTGATGTTGCAAGAGAGGTTGTCGTGTGATTATGCAACTATTTTGTGGTGCCTTGACAATCTTGGCCTTATATGTGCATATGAG GCTATTAAAATCTGTATAGAGACTGCCTCTAATGTTAAGGAAGAGTGTGAAGCTTTCTCATCTGAGAAAGCTTTACTGCAGTATAACTATTTTCTTGAGGAAGTACTATCAACAATTCTGAAATCATTGCCTCAAG ATCACGAGAAGCTTCTAGGTGTTGGATATAATTCTTCAGCTACTATATGTAGAGGCTATGTCTCTTCAAAAGTATGTGAGCTTTTGGAGATATTCAGATCATTTGG GAAAGATACTAAAGTGTCGtgtctcatttttgttgaaagAACTATAACAGCAAAAGTACTTGAGCAACTCATTAAGAGAACTGCATGCTTGTCTCATTTTGGGGTTTCATACATGACTGGAAATAACTCATTAGTTGATGCATTGGCACCAAAAGCTCAGAAAGAAACCCTTGAATCATTCAGAGTTGGGGAG GTCAATCTGTTATTCTCAACTGATGTCATTGAGGAGGGAATCCATGTACCTGACTGTATGTTTGTTGTACGCTTTGATCTACCAAAAACAGTTCACAGTTATGTCCAGTCACGTGGACGAGCTTGTCAATTGGGCTCTCAATTTATTGTCATGCTTGAGAG GGGAAACATCAGACAAATGGATGACTTGTTTAACCTCATTAGGAGTGAATTCTCAATGAATAATACAGCGGTAAGCAGAGATCCTGATGCTTGTGTTAAAAAATCTTGTCTTCTGAAGGAAAAAGATACATATCTtatgaaggaaaaaaatatatatgtggtGGAGGCAACTGGAGCATCAGTTGCTGCAGATTCAAGTGTTAGCCTCTTACAGAGATATTGCGACAAACTCCCAGGAGACAA GTACTTCACTCCAAAGCCAATGTATCAGTACTTACTGGTTGGACAGTCATATCAATGTCAATTGACTTTACCTCCAACTGCAGCATTTCAAACTATGACTGGCCCTCTTTGTAGGAATACTCTTTTGTCCAAACAGCTTGTGTGCTTGGAAGCATGTAAAAAGCTGCATCAGATGGGGGCTCTCAGTGATCATCTTCTTCCTACCAGTGAAAAGCCTTCCCAAAGTAGTTCCCACCCAAATTGTAAAGCATTAGCATCAGGTGCAG GAACAACAAAGAGGAAAGAATTGCATGGAACCACCCGCATTCGTGCGCTGTCTGGGACTTGGGGAGACAAGCTTGATGGATTTGGTTTTTATGTGTATAAGATAGACTTTTCTTGTAAAACTGAGCAACTTTATTCCAGCTTTGTTCTTTTGCTCGAGTCAAAGCTAGATGATGATGTAGGAAATATTGAAGTGGACCTGTATCTAATCTCAAAGTTTGTCAAATCTACTGTTTCTGCATGTGGCCAAATTCATCTTGATACAGAACAG GTGGCAAAAGCAAAATGCTTCcaagaattatttttcaatggGTTATTTGGTAAATTGTTTATCAAATTGTCTGGAGAAAGGAAGTTACTCTTTCAGACACAGGAAACATTGTGGGACCCATCAAACATGTATTTGCTTTTACCCGTAGAGTTGTTAATCAATTGCTCTGAGCCCTGGAGAATAAATTGGGGAGGAATTGAATCTTGTGTTTCAGTGGTGGAATTTTTCAAGAAGCATGCTTGGATAAGTGCTGAACGGTCTGAAAGCAACAGGAAAAACATGTTAGTTCATAGACCTGATCCTGATGGAAGTGATGCAGAAAGCACAATTATCATCCATCTGGCAAATACATCAATTTCCTTAAATAATCTGAAGGATATTGTAGTTGTGGCCATCCATACCGGCAGAATTTATTCTATTATGGCAGCCGTTGATAATACATCAGCAGAAAGCCCTTTTGATGCCAATTCTGATGCTGAACCATCAAGTTATTCATCGTATGCTGATTATTTCAATAAAAA GTATGGAATTGTTTTAGTGCATCCTCAGCAGCCTTTGTTGCTGCTAAAGCAAAGTCATAGTTCACACAACCTTCTGGTGGATTTTAGAAATGAAG GCACTTCACGTGGAAAGAAATTTGATGGTGACAGTAGGATGGCTGTTGAAAAGCCACGATGCTATGCTCACATGCCACCAGAACTTCTAGACAGCATTGATGTCTCACATGATGTCTTAAGATCATTTTATTTGCTACCTTCCATACTGTACCGACTGGAGTCTCTGATGTTGGCAAGCCAGCTCCGAGAAGAGATTGCCCTGAATTCTCAAAACATACATATAGCAAGCTCGTTG ATTCTGGAGGCTCTTACAACTGTAAAATGTAATGAAAGCTTTTCCATGGAACGCTTGGAGTTGCTCGGAGATTCAGTGCTAAAATATGTTATGAGTTGCTACCTCTTTCTAAAACATCCCAAAAAACATGAAGGACAATTATCTGCTCAGCGTTCAAGGGCTGTGTGTAACTCCACCCTGCATAAATTGGGAACTGATTGCAAGTTGCAG AATTATATACGGGACAGTCCATTTGAACCACGTCGCTGGACTGCTCCGGGGCAGCATTCTATATGGCCTAATCATTGTGAACATGGGGTGGATACAATAGAAGTGCCTTTAGACGGAAAGTTCATTACTGAAGACACTAAAGTAGTAGTTGGGAAGTGCTGTGATAGAGGTCACAGATGGATTGGATCAAAAACAATATCTGATTGTGTTGAAGCCCTAATAGGGGCATACTATGTTGATGGGGGATTGGGTGCTGCAATTGAGTTGATGAAATGGCTTCGGATTGATGCTGAACTTGAGCCTGCATTAGTAGATGAGGCCATTAAGGTTGCATCTCTTCATTCATATGACCCAAAAGCCAAAGACATTGGAATCCTGGAGATGAAGCTTGGTTATGAATTCAGAGTCAAGGGGCTGTTGCTAGAGGCCATTACGCATGCAACTGAACAAGAGCAAGATGCTAGTTTCTGTTACCAG AGGCTGGAATTTCTTGGCGATTCAGTGCTGGACATACTTATAACTCGGCACCTTTATCAAACTCACTCAGACATTGACCCTGGGGAATTGACAGATCTGCGTTCCGCCTCTGTGAATAATGATAGTTTTGCTCTTGCTGCTGTTAGACAGAAACTTCATCTGCATCTTCAACATTGCTCTGGATTCCTTGAAGATCAGATTTCGGCATATGCTAAGACTGTGTCTGATTCTTGCAACAGTACAAAGTCACTCCAAGTTACAAAAGCTCCTAAG GTACTGGGGGACTTGGTGGAAAGTATTGCTGGGGCAATACTGATTGACACCAAACTCAATCTGGATGAAGTCTGGAGGATATTTAAGCTGCTGCTTTCTCCTATTGTGACCCCTGATAAGCTTGAGCTCCCTCCACTTCGTGAACTAATTGAGTGGTGTGATTCTGTTGGTTACTTTCTAAAACAAATTTGTACAACAAAGGGTGATTTGGTGAAGGCAGAGCTTATCTTACAGCTAGAAGATAATCAGTTAGTTAAAGAGGGTTGTGGACCAAATAGAAAAATTGCTAAGGGTCAAGCAGCTCTTCTTCTGTTGAAGGACTTAGAG GAAAGAGGAATTCTGTCTAAAAGgcccaaagaagagaaagaatatGTTTCTTGTACATCTTTACCAAGCTCAGATGGTATCTGCTGTTTAAAAAATGAAGGTACTGATctaaaatttaatgaaaagcaGAAGATTATTCAGGTGAATCCAGGGCCAGAGAGTGGTGATCCACAGGGTTTTGATTCTGATAGGCTCAATATACCAG TACTTCCACCAATTGACATGAAAAAAGGAGGGCCACGGTCCTCTCTTTTTGCTCTCTGCAAGAGACTGCAGTGGCCAATGCCTACTTTCCATACCACAGAGCGCAAGTCAAG ATCTCAAATGGTAATTGGTGAAGGCTCTGAGCAGAGAACAGGGTTTAATAGTTTCGAATCTGATATCACCTTGATCATACCAAACTCTGCTACTATAGTAGTCAAAGGAGATCAAAGAGCTGATAAGAAGAGCTCATTTGACTCAGCTGCCTTGACCATGCTTTATGAGTTACAACAACAGAAAAGGATTGTCATTCGTGCACAGTGA